A single window of Marinobacter sp. LA51 DNA harbors:
- a CDS encoding DUF4442 domain-containing protein, translating into MANANKLSGIVSKINRLPDFARSRALTLFFGKVVPFTVTTGIRIESLDQERCVISLANKRRVQNHIGGVHAVASLVLAESATGFLVGLNVPDDKVPVIKTASAEYTRRAKGDMTVQAHLTEEQRERMRTEEKGDVSVPVTIHDSEGKEPIEIEMVWAWTPKRR; encoded by the coding sequence ATGGCCAATGCCAACAAGTTGTCCGGAATAGTAAGTAAAATCAATCGCCTGCCTGATTTCGCCCGATCCAGGGCCCTAACCCTGTTTTTTGGCAAAGTAGTGCCCTTCACCGTCACAACCGGTATCCGTATTGAGTCCCTCGACCAAGAGCGCTGTGTGATCAGTCTTGCCAACAAGCGCCGGGTTCAGAACCACATCGGCGGCGTGCACGCGGTGGCATCACTGGTGCTGGCCGAATCAGCAACCGGTTTTCTGGTGGGCCTGAACGTGCCAGACGACAAGGTACCGGTAATCAAGACCGCTAGCGCCGAATACACCCGCCGCGCCAAGGGCGATATGACCGTGCAAGCGCACCTCACCGAAGAGCAGCGCGAGCGCATGCGCACTGAGGAAAAGGGCGACGTGTCCGTGCCGGTCACCATCCACGACAGCGAAGGCAAAGAGCCGATCGAAATTGAGATGGTCTGGGCCTGGACGCCAAAACGTCGTTGA